The Sphingomonas naphthae nucleotide sequence CGACCATGGCTGGGCCCACGAATATCTCGACGCTTTCTCGGAAACGATCGCGGGCGGCACCGCCGAAATCCAGCGCAACATCATCGGCGAACGCGTCCTGGGGCTGCCGCGCGGGCCGCGCTGACGGCTCGCGCTACTGCCCCACGCGCCCCTGCACCGCCGGCAGCACCGCGACATCCACCGCCAGATGCTCGTGCCCGCCGCCCGTGCGCTGGCCCGACAGCGGCGCCGCCTCGCGATGGTCCAGGCCGATCGCGACGCGAACATAGGCGTCGGTCGGGCACATGTCATGGGCCGGATCGAAGCCGACCCAGCCATAGCCCTCGACATACACTTCCGCCCAGGCATGGCCCGAATGGCTCGTCGCCTCGGTTGCATCGGGGTCGTAGCGATGGCCCGAGACGTAGCGCGCCGGGAAGCCCGCGACCCGCGCGACGGCGATGAAGCAATGAACCAGATCGCGGGCGATGCCCTCGCCGGCGGCGAAGGCCTCGGCGGCGGTCGGCTCGCCCTCGGCGGCGAAGTCGAGCAGGGTCATCCGCTCGTGCAGCAGGGTGTTGAGCGCATGGGCCTTCGCCAGCGGCTCGCCCTCGCCGATCTCCCCGGCGAGCGCGACCAGTTCGGGGGACGGCGCCGTCAGCACGGTGGTCTGGGTGAAGTAGAGCGGCGACAGCGTCTCCGCCTCGCCCGCCAGCACGCCCGCCCGATCCTCGGTCACGACCTCGCCCGTCACCGTCAGGGTCAGTTCGGTCAGCGGCCCTTCGACATACAGCATCGTCACGAGATTGCCGTAGCCGTCGCGCTGGCGCTTCATCCGCGCGTCGCGGCAGGCGTCGATCCGCCACGACACGACATTCTGCCCCTCGTGGCTGGCCGGCGTCAGCCGCAGCAGCTGGACGAGCCGCGCCTGCGGCTGGGAGAAGACATAATGGGTGCGATGATGGACCTGGAGGCGCATCGGGCGATTTAGCCGGGCCGGGGCGGGTGAGTCGAGCGCCGTGCATGCTCCGCCCGCCCGAATTTGCCGAAAAGCACCGCCGATACAGCACCCCCGCGATATCCGGGGCCGCCCGACCGGCAAATTCTTGACGCGCGCACGGGCGATTGTCGATCCACTGGGCGATGAGCCTCCTATCCGACAGCCCGGCCGGGGACGGCATCACCGCCGATGCCGATGGCTATCATGCGCTGCGGATCGGCGCGGTGGTGCGCGAGGCGGCCGATATCGTATCGCTGGTGATCGACGTGCCGGGCGCGTTGGCGGAGCGCTTTCGCTATCGCGCGGGGCAATATGTGACGCTGCGGGTGGCGATCGGCGGCCAGCGGCTGGCGCGCTGCTATTCGATGTCCACCGCGCCCGAAAGCGATGCGGGCCTGCGCGTCACCATCAAGCGCATCGCCGGGGGCCGGGTGTCGCGCTGGGCGGTGGAGGAGGCGGCGGCCGGCGCGGCGATCTCGGTCATGCCCCCGGCGGGCCGCTTCTGCCTGCGCCCGCACGACGGGCCGCTGCGGCTGTTCGCGGGCGGCATCGGCATCACCCCGATCCTTTCGCTCGCCAAGGCGGCGCTCGCGACGACCGCGCGCGCGGTGACCCTGATCCATGCCAACCACGATCGCGCGGGCATCGCCTTCGCGGGCGAACTGGCGGCGCTGGCGGCGGCCTATCCCGGCCGCTTCACCCTGATCGACTGGATCGACGCCGAACGTGGCCTGATCGATCCGGCGGCGGTGCGATCGATCGCGCCCTTCGCCCCCAATGCCGATCATTACATCTGTGGCCCGGCGCCCTTCATGGCGATGATCGAGGCGACCCTGATCGCCGACGGCGCCGATCGCGAGCATGTGTTCATCGAACGCTTCGTCTCGCCGCCCGACGCTATCGACGATGCGGCGGACGCCTCGCCCGCGCAGGCGGCCGACAGCGCGGTCTGCGAGGCGATCATCCTCGTGCTGCGCGGGCAGAGCCACATGATCGATCACGCCCCCGGCGAGACGATCGTGCAGGCCGCCTATCGCAACGATATCCGCGTGCCGATCTCCTGCCTGGAGGGCGCCTGCGCGACCTGCGTGGCGCGAGTGACCGAGGGCCGGGTGGAGATGATCGCCAATTCGGCGCTGACGCTGCGCGAGGTGGAGCAGGGCTATGCCCTCACCTGCCAGGCGTTGCCGACCGCGCGCAGCGTGACCGTGATCTACGACGAGTGAATGACACCGGAGGGGACTGAACATGGCAGACAAAGTGGCATTGGTGACGGGCGCGGCGGCCGGCATCGGCAAGGCGTGCAGCGTGCGGCTGGCCAAGGAGGGCGTCGCGGTCGGCGTGCTCGATCTGAAGCTGGCGGACGCCGAGGCGGTCGCCGCCGAGATCGTGGCGGCCGGCGGCAAGGCGATCGGGCTGGAGGCCGACATCTCCAAGACCGCTCAGGTCGAGGCGGCCGTCGCCAAGCTGCGCGAGGCGTTCGGCCCGGTGACGATCGTGGTCAACAATGCCGGCATCTCGAACTTCTTCCCCTTCGAGGAACTGACCGAGAAGCATTGGGACGACATGTACGAGATCAACGTGAAGGGCACCTTCATCGTCACCCGCGCGGTGGTGCCCGACATGAAGGCAGCCGGCTGGGGCCGGGTCGTCAACATCTCCTCGTCCAGCGTGCAGAGCGGCAGCGTCGATCAGATCCATTACGCCGCCTCGAAGGGGGCGGTCGTGGCGATGACGCGGTCGCTGGCGCAGGCGCTCGGGCCGCACGGCATCACCGTCAACAATATCCCGCCGGGTTCGGTGATGGGCACGATCATGTCGGAAGCGAACAAGCATCGCTTTCCGATCCCGTTCGAGCAGATCGCGCAGATGCTGCCCGTCCGCCGGCTGGGCATCCCCGAGGATATCGCCAACGCCTGCGCGTGGCTCTGTTCGGAGGATACGGGCTACGTCACCGGCCAGACGATCGGCGTCAACGGCGGGCGCGTGATGTCCTGATCGGTCGCCCGGCCGCCGCGATCCGGCGGCCGGGCGCCACGTTCACGCCCTGGCGGCGACGATGATGATCTCGACCCGGTAATCGGGCGTGGCCAGCTTGGCCTCGCCGGTGGCGCGGGTCGGGGCGCCATGGCCCGCGATCCAGGCGTCCCATTCCGCGTTCATCTCGGCGAAGTCGGCCATGTCGGCCAGCCAGATCTGCGCGGAGAGCAGGTGATCCCTGTCGCTGCCGGTCTGCGCGAGCAGATCGTCGATCTCGGCCAGCACCGCGCGGGTCTGCTTGGAAACGCTCTCGCCCGGCGCGCCGACCTGGCCAGCCAGATAGATGGTGTCGTTGTGGATCACGGCCTGGCTCATGCGCGGGCCGGTGTCGATGCGGGTGATGGTCATGGGATGTCCTTAGGCGTTGTGAAACGTCGCGCTCAATAGCGGCTGAGCGCCAGATCGGCCGTCTCGATCGCGGGCGTCTTGCCCGAAATGAGATCGGCGATGACATGGCCGGAACCGCAGGCCATCGTCCAGCCGAGCGTGCCGTGGCCGGTGTTGAGATACAGGTTGGGGATGCGCGTCGGCCCCAGGATCGGCGTACTGTCCGGCGTCATCGGCCGCAGCCCGGACCAGAAGGTCGCCGCCGCCAGATCGCCGGCCTGCGGGAACAGGCTGCCCACCGAATATTCGAGCGTCCGCCGCCGCTCCGGCGGCAGATCGCGGCTGTAGCCCGAGATTTCGGCCATGCCGCCCACGCGGATGCGGTCGCCCAGCCGGGTGATCGCCACCTTGTAGCTTTCGTCGAGCAGCGTGCTGACCGGTGCGCGGGCCGCGTCCACGATCGGCGCGGTGATCGAATAGCCCTTCACCGGATAGACCGGCAGGGTGAGGCCGAGCGGCGCCAGCATCAGCGGCGAATAGCTGCCGAGCGCGACCAGATAGGCGTCGGCCGTCACCCGGCCCGCATCGGTCTCGACCCCTGCGATCCGCCCGCCTTCCTTGACGAGGCGCAGGATCGTGCGGCCGTAATCGAACCGCACGCCTTTCGCCTCGGCCAGCGCCGCCAGCGCATTGGTGAATTTGAAACAGTCGCCGGTCTCGTCGTGCGGCAGGCGCAGCCCGCCGACGAAGGGCTCCTCGCTGAAAGCGAGGCCGGGTTCGGCGGCGATGCAGCCGGCGCGGTCGAGCACCTCGAAGGGCACGTCGTCCGCCTCCAGCACGGCGATATCCTTGCCGATGCCGTCCATCTGCTGCTGCTTGCGGAACAGCTGAAGCGTGCCCTGCGACCGCTCGTCATAGGCGATGCCGGTGGCGCCGCGCAGCTCGATCAGCCGGTCGCGGCTATATTCGGCCAGCCGCACCATCCGGCCCTTGTTGATCTTGTAGCGTTCGGCGGTGCAATTGCCGAGCATCGCCGTCAGCCAGCGCAGCATCGCCATGTCCGGCTTGGGCCGCAGCACCAGCGGGGCATGGTGCATGAACAGCCAGCGCAGCGCTTTCATCGGAATGCCGGGCGCCGCCCAGGGCGAGGCATAGCCGGGCGAAATCTCCCCGGCATTGGCGAAGCTGGTTTCGAGCGCCGGGCCGGGCTGGCGCTCGATCACCACCACCTCATGCCCCGCCTCCGCCAGATACCAGGCCGAGGCGACACCGATCACGCCGCTGCCGAGGATCGCGACCTTCATGGCATCAGCCTCCCTTCACCGGCAGATAGTCGCGGGCATAGCGCGTCCCCAACTGCGTCAGTATCTCATAGGCGATCGTCTCGGCATCGCGCGCGACATCGTCGATCGTCTGGTGCGGGCCGATCAGCTCGACCGGCGCGCCATAACCGAGCGCGGCCGGCGGTACATCGGTCACATCGAGCGTCATGCTGTCCATCGAAACCCGCCCGGCGATCGGCACGCGCTGTCCGGCGATGAAGGCCGATCCCCGCCCGCCCAGCCGGCGCGGCCAGCCATCGGCATAGCCCACGCCGATCGTGGCGATGCGGCGCGGATGATCGGCCACCGAGGTGAGGCCATAGCCGACGCCCACGCCCGGCGGCACGTCGCGCACCTGCACGATCCGCGCCTCCAGCGCGACGACCGGCCACATCGGATTGGCCAGCCCCTCCTGCGGCGCGCCGCCATAGAGCGCGATCCCGGGCCGGACGAGATCATATTTACCCAGACCGGGAAGGAACGCTCCGCCCGAATTGGCCAGCGAGCGGGGCACGCCGGGAAACAGCGCCGCCAGCCGCGCGAACGCCGCGCCCTGCGCGGCATTGGCGGGCGAGGCGGGCTCGTCGCCGCAGGCGAGGTGGCTCATTACCAGGGTGACGTCGATCCCCGCCAGCCGCGCCGGATCGGCCGCCAGCGTCTCGGCATCGGCGGGCGGCAGGCCGAGGCGGGACATGCCGCTGTCGATCTGCATCACCGCCGGCAGGCTTCGCCCGATCCGCCGCGCCGCGCGCGCCCAGCCCTCGACCTGATCGAGTGAATTGAGCACCGGGATCGCGCCCAGCGCCACGCACGCCGCCTCCGCGCCCGGCATCAGGCCGTTGAGGATGTGGAGGCGCGAGGGTGGGGGCAGCACGGGCGCCAGCAGCGCCGCCTCGCCCAGATGCGCGACGAAGAAGTCCCGCGCGCCGGCCCGCCACAGCGCCGGCGCGACGATCGCGGCGCCCAGCCCATAAGCATCGGCCTTCACCACCGCCGCGACCCGTGCGGGCGCGACCTGTGCGGCCAGGATCCGGTAATTGGCGACGAGCGCGTCGAGATCGATCGTCAGCCGCGCGCCCGCGCCATCGGCGATGTCCGGTATCAGGATCTGCGCCGCCGCCACCCATCACTCCTGCTCACACGCCAAACCGATGGCGGCCGATCGGGGCAATATGGGGCCGGCGGCGCCAATCCTCAACGGGCGCGCATCGGCCCGCGCGGTCGCGCGCTTATTCCTTCAGGAGCCCGTCGAAATAGGCGATGGTCTTCTTCAGGCCCTCGCGCAGCGGCACTTCCGGTTCCCAGCCGAAGCGTTCGCGCGCCTGATCGATGTTGGGCTGGCGCTGGCGGGGGTCGTCCTGCGGCAGCGGGCGATAGACGATCTGCGACTTGGAGCCGGTCAGCTCGATCACCTGTTCGGCCAACTGCATCATCGTGAATTCGCCGGGATTGCCCAGGTTCATCGGGCCGGTGAAATCGTCCGGTCCGGCCATCATCGCCATGAAGCCGCGCACCAGATCGTCGACGTAGCAGAAGGAACGGGTCTGGAGGCCGTCGCCATAGATCGTGATGTCCTCGCCCTTCAGCGCCTGGACGATGAAGTTGGAGACCACGCGCCCGTCGGCCGGG carries:
- the alr gene encoding alanine racemase: MAAAQILIPDIADGAGARLTIDLDALVANYRILAAQVAPARVAAVVKADAYGLGAAIVAPALWRAGARDFFVAHLGEAALLAPVLPPPSRLHILNGLMPGAEAACVALGAIPVLNSLDQVEGWARAARRIGRSLPAVMQIDSGMSRLGLPPADAETLAADPARLAGIDVTLVMSHLACGDEPASPANAAQGAAFARLAALFPGVPRSLANSGGAFLPGLGKYDLVRPGIALYGGAPQEGLANPMWPVVALEARIVQVRDVPPGVGVGYGLTSVADHPRRIATIGVGYADGWPRRLGGRGSAFIAGQRVPIAGRVSMDSMTLDVTDVPPAALGYGAPVELIGPHQTIDDVARDAETIAYEILTQLGTRYARDYLPVKGG
- a CDS encoding transglutaminase family protein, with the translated sequence MRLQVHHRTHYVFSQPQARLVQLLRLTPASHEGQNVVSWRIDACRDARMKRQRDGYGNLVTMLYVEGPLTELTLTVTGEVVTEDRAGVLAGEAETLSPLYFTQTTVLTAPSPELVALAGEIGEGEPLAKAHALNTLLHERMTLLDFAAEGEPTAAEAFAAGEGIARDLVHCFIAVARVAGFPARYVSGHRYDPDATEATSHSGHAWAEVYVEGYGWVGFDPAHDMCPTDAYVRVAIGLDHREAAPLSGQRTGGGHEHLAVDVAVLPAVQGRVGQ
- a CDS encoding RidA family protein, which gives rise to MTITRIDTGPRMSQAVIHNDTIYLAGQVGAPGESVSKQTRAVLAEIDDLLAQTGSDRDHLLSAQIWLADMADFAEMNAEWDAWIAGHGAPTRATGEAKLATPDYRVEIIIVAARA
- a CDS encoding D-amino acid dehydrogenase; its protein translation is MKVAILGSGVIGVASAWYLAEAGHEVVVIERQPGPALETSFANAGEISPGYASPWAAPGIPMKALRWLFMHHAPLVLRPKPDMAMLRWLTAMLGNCTAERYKINKGRMVRLAEYSRDRLIELRGATGIAYDERSQGTLQLFRKQQQMDGIGKDIAVLEADDVPFEVLDRAGCIAAEPGLAFSEEPFVGGLRLPHDETGDCFKFTNALAALAEAKGVRFDYGRTILRLVKEGGRIAGVETDAGRVTADAYLVALGSYSPLMLAPLGLTLPVYPVKGYSITAPIVDAARAPVSTLLDESYKVAITRLGDRIRVGGMAEISGYSRDLPPERRRTLEYSVGSLFPQAGDLAAATFWSGLRPMTPDSTPILGPTRIPNLYLNTGHGTLGWTMACGSGHVIADLISGKTPAIETADLALSRY
- a CDS encoding SDR family NAD(P)-dependent oxidoreductase translates to MADKVALVTGAAAGIGKACSVRLAKEGVAVGVLDLKLADAEAVAAEIVAAGGKAIGLEADISKTAQVEAAVAKLREAFGPVTIVVNNAGISNFFPFEELTEKHWDDMYEINVKGTFIVTRAVVPDMKAAGWGRVVNISSSSVQSGSVDQIHYAASKGAVVAMTRSLAQALGPHGITVNNIPPGSVMGTIMSEANKHRFPIPFEQIAQMLPVRRLGIPEDIANACAWLCSEDTGYVTGQTIGVNGGRVMS
- a CDS encoding ferredoxin--NADP reductase, with translation MSLLSDSPAGDGITADADGYHALRIGAVVREAADIVSLVIDVPGALAERFRYRAGQYVTLRVAIGGQRLARCYSMSTAPESDAGLRVTIKRIAGGRVSRWAVEEAAAGAAISVMPPAGRFCLRPHDGPLRLFAGGIGITPILSLAKAALATTARAVTLIHANHDRAGIAFAGELAALAAAYPGRFTLIDWIDAERGLIDPAAVRSIAPFAPNADHYICGPAPFMAMIEATLIADGADREHVFIERFVSPPDAIDDAADASPAQAADSAVCEAIILVLRGQSHMIDHAPGETIVQAAYRNDIRVPISCLEGACATCVARVTEGRVEMIANSALTLREVEQGYALTCQALPTARSVTVIYDE